In Drosophila yakuba strain Tai18E2 chromosome 2R, Prin_Dyak_Tai18E2_2.1, whole genome shotgun sequence, a single genomic region encodes these proteins:
- the LOC6529760 gene encoding RNA-binding motif protein, X-linked 2, whose amino-acid sequence MNPLTNMKNVLKLSEHELQNGGKKSWHDMYKDSAWIFVAGFPYTLTEGDLVCVFSQYGEVVNINLIRDSKTGKSKGFCFLCYEDQRSTVLAVDNLNGIKILDRTLRVDHVADYKPPKENERMDEETLRLYMEGCAPKPQLQHIKAEKKDSKSYR is encoded by the exons atGAATCCcttaacaaatatgaaaaatgtgCTTAAACTTAGCGAACATGAACTGCAAAATGGAGGAAAGAAGAGCTGGCACGACATGTACAAGGACTCAGCCTGGATTTTCGTGGCAGGATTTCCGTATACCCTTACTGAGGGTGACTTAGTTTGCGTATTCTCACAGTACGGCGAAGTGGTCAACATTAATTTAATCCGAGACTCGAAGACGGGAAAGTCCAAG GGGTTCTGCTTCCTGTGCTACGAAGACCAGAGATCCACAGTTCTGGCAGTGGACAACCTGAATGGCATCAAAATCCTCGATAGAACACTAAGGGTCGATCATGTGGCAGATTATAAGCCTCCTAAGGAAAATGAGAGGATGGACGAGGAAACCCTGCGCCTTTATATGGAGGGCTGTGCGCCAAAACCTCAGCTTCAACACATCAAGGCCGAGAAGAAGGATAGCAAAAGTTATAGATGA
- the LOC6529761 gene encoding probable RNA polymerase II nuclear localization protein SLC7A6OS isoform X1, with protein sequence MPAVVRIKRRIDEEPHTAFVLNGKRRRLHNDENTLEESGAVAGAAASDKDELTTVLKFAGTLEKQDDCATRQFAAARLNKAAACELVQQQRSNDAAIASALRRDRQRQEAQENAREQRFRVVNCLRSTLENSAAEAEFPESPSQESSSHITIVDIESQQQQQAGTENAAAQEEQLEIEPSHDQQQPADSDVGYVYDLYVPENEMQAAYVDMMDDNYLRVIPVGEIVLEDCYNDQDEDYDSEDSNQENYFTNDYPDDEEAGAMGSDDELCRQMNKFMLDDDEDEFASTSEDDDYATFTDPYVHTIDTQEDSFVDDVDFYNVDRERGSAYERYKRRILKELEGQEETNEGDDDSFASADDE encoded by the exons ATGCCAGCGGTTGTGCGGATCAAGCGACGCATCGACGAGGAGCCGCACACCGCATTCGTGCTGAACGGCAAGCGGCGGCGTCTTCACAACGATGAGAATACTCTGGAGGAATCAGGAGCGGTGGCGGGAGCTGCGGCATCGGACAAAGACGAATTGACTACCGTGCTCAAGTTTGCCGGCACGCTGGAGAAGCAG GACGACTGTGCCACTCGCCAATTTGCAGCTGCAAGACTGAACAAGGCCGCAGCCTGCGAACTGGTGCAACAGCAGCGTTCCAATGATGCAGCCATTGCCAGTGCGCTGCGGCGAGATCGTCAGCGTCAGGAGGCTCAGGAAAACGCACGGGAGCAGCGTTTCCGGGTGGTTAACTGCCTACGCAGCACCCTCGAAAATAGTGCCGCAGAAGCGGAATTCCCGGAGAGCCCAAGTCAGGAGTCCAGCAGCCACATAACCATCGTGGACATTGaatcgcagcagcagcagcaagcggGCACTGAAAACGCTGCAGCtcaggaggagcagctggagatAGAACCCAGCCACGATCAGCAGCAACCAGCCGATTCGGACGTGGGCTATGTTTACGATCTATATGTGCCCGAGAACGAGATGCAGGCGGCTTATGTGGATATGATGGACGACAACTACTTAAG AGTGATACCTGTGGGCGAAATTGTGCTAGAAGATTGCTACAATGACCAAGACGAGGATTACGATTCGGAGGACTCGAATCAGGAGAACTACTTCACGAATGATTACCCGGACGACGAGGAAGCGGGCGCCATGGGTTCTGATGATGAATTGTGTCGGCAAATGAACAAGTTTATGCTCG atgacgacgaggatgaGTTTGCTAGCACCAGCGAGGATGATGATTATGCCACCTTTACCGATCCCTATGTGCACACGATCGACACTCAGGAAGACTCATTCGTAGACGATGTAGACTTTTATAATGTCGACCGGGAGAGGGGCAGCGCCTATGAGCGCTATAAGCGAAGGATTCTTAAGGAACTGGAAGGCCAGGAAGAAACTAATGAGGGTGATGATGACTCATTTGCGAGTGCTGATGACGAATGA
- the LOC6529761 gene encoding uncharacterized protein LOC6529761 isoform X2, producing MPAVVRIKRRIDEEPHTAFVLNGKRRRLHNDENTLEESGAVAGAAASDKDELTTVLKFAGTLEKQDDCATRQFAAARLNKAAACELVQQQRSNDAAIASALRRDRQRQEAQENAREQRFRVVNCLRSTLENSAAEAEFPESPSQESSSHITIVDIESQQQQQAGTENAAAQEEQLEIEPSHDQQQPADSDVGYVYDLYVPENEMQAAYVDMMDDNYLRLYYPFNYYNNCYW from the exons ATGCCAGCGGTTGTGCGGATCAAGCGACGCATCGACGAGGAGCCGCACACCGCATTCGTGCTGAACGGCAAGCGGCGGCGTCTTCACAACGATGAGAATACTCTGGAGGAATCAGGAGCGGTGGCGGGAGCTGCGGCATCGGACAAAGACGAATTGACTACCGTGCTCAAGTTTGCCGGCACGCTGGAGAAGCAG GACGACTGTGCCACTCGCCAATTTGCAGCTGCAAGACTGAACAAGGCCGCAGCCTGCGAACTGGTGCAACAGCAGCGTTCCAATGATGCAGCCATTGCCAGTGCGCTGCGGCGAGATCGTCAGCGTCAGGAGGCTCAGGAAAACGCACGGGAGCAGCGTTTCCGGGTGGTTAACTGCCTACGCAGCACCCTCGAAAATAGTGCCGCAGAAGCGGAATTCCCGGAGAGCCCAAGTCAGGAGTCCAGCAGCCACATAACCATCGTGGACATTGaatcgcagcagcagcagcaagcggGCACTGAAAACGCTGCAGCtcaggaggagcagctggagatAGAACCCAGCCACGATCAGCAGCAACCAGCCGATTCGGACGTGGGCTATGTTTACGATCTATATGTGCCCGAGAACGAGATGCAGGCGGCTTATGTGGATATGATGGACGACAACTACTTAAG GTTGTATTATCCGTTTAATTACTACAACAACTGCTACTGGTAA